The window GGCGGCGTCTGCGTCAACACCGGCACCATCCCGTCGAAGACACTGCGCGAGGCCGTCCTCTACCTGACCGGCATGAGCCAGCGCGAGCTCTACGGCGCCAGCTACCGGGTCAAGGAGAAGATCACTCCCGCCGACCTGCTGGCCCGCACCCAGCACGTCATCGGCAAGGAAGTCGACGTGGTGCGAAACCAGTTGATGCGCAACGGGGTCGAACTCTACGAAGGCCACGGCCGGTTCCGCGACGAGCACACCATCCAGGTCGAGGACCCCACCCGCGCCGAACGCATCACGGTCAGCGGCCGCTATGTCATCATCGCCACCGGCACCACCCCGGCACGGCCGCCCGGAGTCGAGTTCGACGAGAACCGGGTGCTGGACTCCGACGGCATCCTCGACCTGAAGTCCATCCCCGGCTCGATGGTCGTCGTCGGCGCCGGCGTCATCGGCATCGAGTACGCCTCGATGTTCGCCGCGCTGGGCACCAAGGTCACCGTGGTGGAAAAACGTGATTCGATGCTGGAGTTCTGCGACCCCGAGATCGTCGAAGCGCTGCGCTTCCACCTGCGCGACCTCGCAGTGACCTTCCGCTTCGGCGAGGAGGTGACCGCCGTCGACGTCGGCTCGGCGGGCACGGTCACCACCCTGGCCAGTGGCAAGCAGATCCCGGCCGAGACCGTCATGTACTCGGCGGGCCGCCAGGGCCAGACCGCCCACCTCGACCTGACCAACGCCGGCTTGGAAGCCGACAACCGAGGCCGAATCTTCGTCGACGACAAGACTTTCCAGACCAAGGTCGACCACATCTACGCTGTCGGCGACGTGATCGGCTTCCCCGCGCTGGCCGCGACCTCGATGGAACAGGGCCGGCTGGCCGCCTACCACGCCTTCGGCGAGCCCACGGCCGGCATGACCGTCCTGCAGCCGATCGGCATCTACTCGATTCCCGAGGTCTCCTATGTCGGCGCCACCGAGGTGGACCTGACCAAGGACTCCATCCCCTATGAGGTCGGGGTGTCCCGCTACCGCGAGCTGGCCCGCGGCCAGATCGCCGGCGACTCCTACGGCATGCTCAAGCTGCTGGTGTCCACCGAGGACCTCAGGCTGCTCGGCGTCCACATCTTCGGCACCGCGGCCACCGAACTGGTGCACATCGGGCAGGCCGTGATGGGCTGCGGCGGCACCGTCGAATACCTGGTCGACGCGGTCTTCAACTACCCCACGTTCTCGGAGGCCTACAAGGTCGCCGCACTGGACGTGATGAATAAGTTGCGGGCGCTGAGCCAGTTCCGCCGTTAACCGCCGATCACGCAGATGATCTCGTGACCCCTGATCCACCGGGCGCTCGACAGCCGCTGGCTGGGGGAACGGTCGGGAGTCCGGCTGCGTTGACCAACACGGGTGCCGACGGTGGCACCGCCCCGATTCTGAGACACTAGGTGTCACGGTACAAGGGCGGCGACGAGCTATCCGGGCACCGAGAAGGAGGCGGAAGCGATGGAAGACGAGCAGGCACAGAACTATCACCCCGAACACCCCGGGATGTACGAGCTGGAGTTTCCGGCACCTCAGCTATCGTCGTCCGACGGCCGGGGACCGGTGCTGATCCACGCCCTGGAGGGATTCTCTGACGCCGGGCACGCCGTCCGCCTGGCCGCCGAGCACCTCAGGAACACCCTGGACACCGAACTGGTGGCCTCCTTCGCCATCGACGAACTGCTCGACTACCGCTCGCGCCGGCCGCCGATGACCTTCAAGACCGACCACTTCACCCACTACGAAGACCCGCAACTGAACCTCTACGCCCTGCACGACAGCCTCGGTACGCCGTTCCTGCTGCTGGCGGGCCTGGAGCCGGACCTGAAATGGGAGCGGTTCGTCACCGCGGTGCGGCTGCTGGCCGAACGGCTCGGCGTGCGCCAGACCATCGGGCTGGGCACCATGCCGATGGCGGTGCCGCACACCCGGCCGGTGACGATGACCGCCCACTCGAACAACCGGGAGCTCATCTCCGACCATCAGCCGTGGGTGGGCGAGGTGCAAGTGCCGGCCAGCGTGTCCAATCTGCTGGAGTACCGGATGGCCCAGCACGGGCACGAGGTGCTCGGGTTCACCGCGCACGTGCCGCACTACCTGGCCCAGACCGACTACCCGGCCGCCGCCGAAGCGCTGCTCGAGCAAGTCGCCAAGACGGCTTCGCTGGCGTTTCCGCTGCGCGCGCTGACCGATGCCGGGGCCACGATCCGGACCAAGATCGACGAGCAGGTCGACGCGAGTCCCGAAGTCGCTCGGGTGGTGAGCGCACTGGAGCGACAGTACGATGCATTCGTTGCCGCTCAGGAGAACCGGTCGTTGCTGGCCCGCGACGAGGAACTCCCCAGCGGCGAGGAATTGGCCGGGGAGTTCGAGCGGTTCCTGGCCGAGCATGCCGACGACTTCAAAGATGGTCCCAGCGGCGACGGCGAGACCTGACGGAGTCCACCGCGCCGACGACAAGGTTGGACATGACGCAGCGAAAGCCCAATCTGCAGGCGGTGCGAGAGGTGACTCCGACGCTGCATTTCCGGACCATCCACGGTTATCGCCGGGCGTTTCGCGTCGCCGGTTCAGGTCCAGTGCTGTTGCTGATCCACGGGATCGGCGACAACTCGACGACCTGGCACCCGGTGCACAGCAAGCTGGCCCAACGGTTCACCGTGATCGCACCGGACCTGCTGGGGCACGGCCAGTCCGACAAACCGCGGGCCGACTACTCGGTGGCGGCCTACGCCAACGGCATGCGCGATATGCTGAGCGTGCTCGACGTCGACAGGGTGACCGTGGTCGGCCATTCACTCGGTGGCGGAGTGGCCATGCAATTCGCCTACCAGTTCCCGCAGCTCGTGGAGCGGCTCATCCTGATCGGGGCAGGGGGCGTCACCAAGGACGTCAACGTCGCGCTGCGGTTCGCTTCGCTGCCGCTGGGCGGTGAGGCGCTGGCGCTGCTGCGGCTGCCGATGGTGTTGCCTGCGCTGCAGGTGGCCGGACAGGCGTTGGGTGCCCTGTTCGGATCCACCGGCCTGGGCCGGGACATCCCCGATGCGCTGCGGATCCTCACCGACCTACCCGAACCCACCGCGTCCTCGGCGTTCACCCGCACGCTGCGCTCGGTGGTGGACTGGCGCGGCCAGGTGGTCACCATGCTCGACCGATGTTATCTGACCGAATCCGTTCCTGTGCAATTGATTTGGGGCGAACAGGACGCCGTGATCCCGGTCAGCCACGCCCTGATGGCGCACTCCGCCATGCCCGGCTCGCAGCTGGAGATCTTCGCCCGCTCCGGGCACTTCCCGTTCCACGACGACCCCGACCGTTTCGTCGAGGTCGTCGAACGATTCATCGGTTCCACCGCCCCGGCCGAATACGACCAGGCCGCGCTGCGCGAACTCCTGCGCACCGGGATCCGCGAGCGTTCGGTCACCGGCTCGCTCGACACCCGGGTGGCAGTGCTCGATGCGATGGATACCGACGAACGCAGCGCCACCTGAGCCCTGCCGCCGCGCCAGCTGTCGTAGAGTCGGGGCATGACCGTCGACGTGAGCGTCTTGCGGGTGTTCACCGATGCCGAGGGCAACTTCGGCAACCCACTCGGAGTGGTCGACGCCGCGGCCGTGCCCGCCGGTGAGCGACAACGCCTGGCCACCGAATTGGGTTACAGCGAGACGATATTCATCGACCTGCCGGAGCCGGGGTCGACCACCGCGCACGCGCGAATCTTCACCCCAGCCGTCGAGCTGCCCTTCGCCGGTCACCCGACGTTGGGCGCCGCCTGGTGGCTGCGGCAGCGGGGCACACCGATCCACACCCTGCAGGTGCCCGCGGGCATCGTGCAGATCAGTGAAGACGGACCGCTCACCGTCATCCGGGCGCGCGCGGAGTGGTCTCCGGAGTTCGTCATCCAGGACCTGTCCTCGGTCGACGAGCTGCTGGCCGCCGATCCGGCCGCCTATCCCGACGACGTCTACCACTACCTGTGGGCGTGGCTGGACCGCGACCGCGGCCACATCCGCTCCCGGATGTTCGCCAACGAACTCGGCGTTCCCGAGGACGAGGCCACTGGTTCGGCCGCGGCGCGGATGACCGACTACCTCAGCCGCGACTTGACGATCACTCAGGGCAGGGGGTCGCAGCTCTACACGAGGTGGAGTCCAGAGGGGTGGGTGGGTGTCGCCGGTCGGGTGGTCAGCGACGGAGTACGCCACGTCGGCTGATCGGCGTCAGCCCGATGTCCCGACCCTGCGGTGGGCGCGCAGCGCCTCGATCTCACGCTCGAAGTCCTCGGCGGAGCTGAACGACCGATACACCGAGGCGAACCGAAGATAGGCGACCTCGTCGAGCTCGCGCAGCGGACCGAGGATGGCCAGGCCCACCTCGTGGCTGGGAATCTCCGGCGAACCCGCGGCCCGTACCGTGTCCTCGACCTGTTGGGCGAGCAGATTGAGCGCGTCGTCGTCGACCTGACGGCCCTGACACGCCCGGCGCACGCCAGTGATCACCTTTTCCCGGCTGAACGGCTCGGTGACACCGCTGCGCTTCACGACGGCCAGCACCGCGGTCTCCACGGTGGTGAACCGCCGCCCGCATTCGGGGCAGGATCTGCGGCGACGAATCGCCTGGCCTTCATCGGTCTCGCGGGAGTCGACCACGCGGGAGTCCGGGTGCCGGCAGAACGGACAGTGCATGACCGCTCCTTCGCCGCCGGTACAGCCCGATGTTGTGAACCACCCAGAGCCTACCTGCGCCGTCCACCGGCCCGCCGTGTCGCCGTCCATGGCCGGGGCGCGATCAGCCGATCGGTGCGATCAGCGTCTGACCGGCGTCCAGCGACGCCGAATCGAGCTTGTTGAGGTCGCGGATACGCTGCACCACCTGGCTGACCGGCGCGTCCGGAGCCGCCCGCGCCGCGACCTGCTCCAGGGACTCCCCGGCCTGGACCTGCACGACGGCGAGCTGATCGGGAATCTGTGCCGGGGCCACCGCGCCGGAACTGAAGTGCGCCAACGAACCGAGCCACAGGGTGATCAGCGCCGCCAGACCGGCCAGGGCGATGGTCACCGCCGTGCTGACCGGCCTGCGGCTGTGCACGGCCTGCGACACCGGGACGCCGGTGCCGCGATAGCGCATCGGCGCCGCAGCGGGGCGCGATGGGCCGGGGCGCGATGAGCCGGGGCGCTGGCGGGCCGGGGTCCGGCTCGGCCGGAAACCCGACGGCCACGAAACCACCTGCCGATCGTCGATGACTGTCACGTCCGCTCCTTCCGTCGAGGCGCCCGCTGTTCGTTCTTGTGTTCGAATTCTACTCGATCATGTGTTCGATACTCGAACATGCGAGCGAGCGTGTCGGAAGAATAGAGCGGCTCACCGACAAGTTTTCGCGGAGCGCGATCAGGCCGGCGACGCGATGCGACACGCTCGAACAAATGTTTGATTCTCGTCGGCAGTGCGACTACATTCGGCGCCATGAGCGACCGCACTGAGACAACTCCCGACTCCGGACTGACCGAGCGGCAGCGCACCATCCTCGACGTCATTCGCGCCTCGGTCACCACCCGTGGCTATCCCCCGAGC is drawn from Candidatus Mycolicibacterium alkanivorans and contains these coding sequences:
- the sthA gene encoding Si-specific NAD(P)(+) transhydrogenase, whose product is MEYDLVVLGSGPGGQKAAIAAAKLGKSVAIIERGRMLGGVCVNTGTIPSKTLREAVLYLTGMSQRELYGASYRVKEKITPADLLARTQHVIGKEVDVVRNQLMRNGVELYEGHGRFRDEHTIQVEDPTRAERITVSGRYVIIATGTTPARPPGVEFDENRVLDSDGILDLKSIPGSMVVVGAGVIGIEYASMFAALGTKVTVVEKRDSMLEFCDPEIVEALRFHLRDLAVTFRFGEEVTAVDVGSAGTVTTLASGKQIPAETVMYSAGRQGQTAHLDLTNAGLEADNRGRIFVDDKTFQTKVDHIYAVGDVIGFPALAATSMEQGRLAAYHAFGEPTAGMTVLQPIGIYSIPEVSYVGATEVDLTKDSIPYEVGVSRYRELARGQIAGDSYGMLKLLVSTEDLRLLGVHIFGTAATELVHIGQAVMGCGGTVEYLVDAVFNYPTFSEAYKVAALDVMNKLRALSQFRR
- a CDS encoding proteasome assembly chaperone family protein: MEDEQAQNYHPEHPGMYELEFPAPQLSSSDGRGPVLIHALEGFSDAGHAVRLAAEHLRNTLDTELVASFAIDELLDYRSRRPPMTFKTDHFTHYEDPQLNLYALHDSLGTPFLLLAGLEPDLKWERFVTAVRLLAERLGVRQTIGLGTMPMAVPHTRPVTMTAHSNNRELISDHQPWVGEVQVPASVSNLLEYRMAQHGHEVLGFTAHVPHYLAQTDYPAAAEALLEQVAKTASLAFPLRALTDAGATIRTKIDEQVDASPEVARVVSALERQYDAFVAAQENRSLLARDEELPSGEELAGEFERFLAEHADDFKDGPSGDGET
- a CDS encoding alpha/beta fold hydrolase; its protein translation is MTQRKPNLQAVREVTPTLHFRTIHGYRRAFRVAGSGPVLLLIHGIGDNSTTWHPVHSKLAQRFTVIAPDLLGHGQSDKPRADYSVAAYANGMRDMLSVLDVDRVTVVGHSLGGGVAMQFAYQFPQLVERLILIGAGGVTKDVNVALRFASLPLGGEALALLRLPMVLPALQVAGQALGALFGSTGLGRDIPDALRILTDLPEPTASSAFTRTLRSVVDWRGQVVTMLDRCYLTESVPVQLIWGEQDAVIPVSHALMAHSAMPGSQLEIFARSGHFPFHDDPDRFVEVVERFIGSTAPAEYDQAALRELLRTGIRERSVTGSLDTRVAVLDAMDTDERSAT
- a CDS encoding PhzF family phenazine biosynthesis protein, with product MTVDVSVLRVFTDAEGNFGNPLGVVDAAAVPAGERQRLATELGYSETIFIDLPEPGSTTAHARIFTPAVELPFAGHPTLGAAWWLRQRGTPIHTLQVPAGIVQISEDGPLTVIRARAEWSPEFVIQDLSSVDELLAADPAAYPDDVYHYLWAWLDRDRGHIRSRMFANELGVPEDEATGSAAARMTDYLSRDLTITQGRGSQLYTRWSPEGWVGVAGRVVSDGVRHVG
- the nrdR gene encoding transcriptional regulator NrdR, giving the protein MHCPFCRHPDSRVVDSRETDEGQAIRRRRSCPECGRRFTTVETAVLAVVKRSGVTEPFSREKVITGVRRACQGRQVDDDALNLLAQQVEDTVRAAGSPEIPSHEVGLAILGPLRELDEVAYLRFASVYRSFSSAEDFEREIEALRAHRRVGTSG
- a CDS encoding LysM peptidoglycan-binding domain-containing protein; amino-acid sequence: MTVIDDRQVVSWPSGFRPSRTPARQRPGSSRPGPSRPAAAPMRYRGTGVPVSQAVHSRRPVSTAVTIALAGLAALITLWLGSLAHFSSGAVAPAQIPDQLAVVQVQAGESLEQVAARAAPDAPVSQVVQRIRDLNKLDSASLDAGQTLIAPIG